A stretch of the Papaver somniferum cultivar HN1 chromosome 6, ASM357369v1, whole genome shotgun sequence genome encodes the following:
- the LOC113286770 gene encoding serine/threonine-protein phosphatase 2A activator-like isoform X2, protein MEPPQSPSSTTKKPDDQNEPKQTPPPSTTTIHHCLPHSTTPTTTATCRSCGGPAEIPPPQPVWSEMSPPPNYRPIRAPAVNLPPNYSQQAIILTPVPKSQKVSVISLPHEFQSPSKMIHSPDDIRHFVETDSANNFVGFIVSLSESIRGKKLSEPCHESEILGCICSIMDTLMCWVDEIPPVQQSARYGNYAFRDWSARLLASSEDLMLKFLPEELRSSIVELVPYFTDSFGNSSRIDYGTGHETNFAAWLYCLARMGLVKEEDYQGVVSRVFVKYLNLMRKLQTVYSLEPAGSHGVWGLDDYHFLPFIFGSSQLIDHKYIKPKSIHNQDIVDNFAEEYLYISCIAFVNKVKKGPFYEHSPLLNDISGVPNWNKVNGGLLKMYKAEVLEKVPIMQHFLFGSLLKW, encoded by the coding sequence ATGGAACCACCACAATCCCCTTCCTCTACCACTAAAAAACCAGACGACCAAAACGAACCAAAGCAAAccccaccaccatcaacaacaacaattcatcaCTGTCTTCCACATTCCACCACTCCTACCACAACAGCAACATGCCGTAGCTGTGGTGGTCCAGCTGAAATCCCACCGCCACAGCCAGTATGGTCAGAAATGTCACCACCACCAAATTACAGACCGATCCGTGCTCCGGCTGTAAACCTTCCTCCAAATTATTCACAACAAGCTATCATCCTTACCCCAGTTCCCAAGTCACAAAAAGTCTCAGTCATTTCACTGCCTCATGAATTTCAATCACCTTCCAAGATGATTCATTCACCAGATGATATTAGACACTTTGTTGAAACTGATTCAGCGAATAATTTCGTCGGTTTCATCGTTTCCTTGAGCGAATCAATCCGCGGGAAGAAACTGTCAGAGCCATGTCATGAATCTGAAATCCTAGGTTGTATCTGTTCTATAATGGATACTCTTATGTGTTGGGTTGATGAGATTCCTCCTGTTCAACAATCTGCTAGATATGGGAACTATGCATTTAGGGATTGGTCTGCTAGATTGCTTGCGAGTTCCGAGGATTTGATGTTGAAATTTTTACCTGAAGAACTTAGATCTTCAATTGTGGAGCTTGTTCCTTACTTCACTGATTCATTTGGGAATTCAAGTAGAATTGATTATGGTACTGGTCATGAGACCAATTTTGCTGCTTGGTTGTACTGTTTAGCTAGAATGGGACTAGTCAAGGAAGAGGATTATCAAGGTGTTGTTTCCAGGGTTTTTGTCAAGTATCTTAATCTGATGAGAAAATTGCAAACTGTTTACTCTCTTGAACCAGCTGGTTCTCATGGAGTTTGGGGTCTTGATGATTATCATTTTCTACCATTTATATTTGGTTCATCGCAATTGATTGATCATAAGtatataaaaccgaaatcaatccATAATCAAGATATAGTGGATAATTTTGCCGAGGAGTATCTTTATATTTCGTGTATTGCGTTTGTGAACAAAGTGAAGAAGGGACCGTTTTATGAGCATTCACCTTTGTTGAATGATATTAGTGGTGTGCCTAATTGGAATAAGGTGAATGGTGGACTGCTTAAAATGTATAAGGCTGAGGTACTGGAGAAAGTCCCAATTATGCAGCATTTTCTATTTGGTTCGCTCCTCAAATGGTAA
- the LOC113286770 gene encoding serine/threonine-protein phosphatase 2A activator-like isoform X1 — protein sequence MEPPQSPSSTTKKPDDQNEPKQTPPPSTTTIHHCLPHSTTPTTTATCRSCGGPAEIPPPQPVWSEMSPPPNYRPIRAPAVNLPPNYSQQAIILTPVPKSQKVSVISLPHEFQSPSKMIHSPDDIRHFVETDSANNFVGFIVSLSESIRGKKLSEPCHESEILGCICSIMDTLMCWVDEIPPVQQSARYGNYAFRDWSARLLASSEDLMLKFLPEELRSSIVELVPYFTDSFGNSSRIDYGTGHETNFAAWLYCLARMGLVKEEDYQGVVSRVFVKYLNLMRKLQTVYSLEPAGSHGVWGLDDYHFLPFIFGSSQLIDHKYIKPKSIHNQDIVDNFAEEYLYISCIAFVNKVKKGPFYEHSPLLNDISGVPNWNKVNGGLLKMYKAEVLEKVPIMQHFLFGSLLKW from the exons ATGGAACCACCACAATCCCCTTCCTCTACCACTAAAAAACCAGACGACCAAAACGAACCAAAGCAAAccccaccaccatcaacaacaacaattcatcaCTGTCTTCCACATTCCACCACTCCTACCACAACAGCAACATGCCGTAGCTGTGGTGGTCCAGCTGAAATCCCACCGCCACAGCCAGTATGGTCAGAAATGTCACCACCACCAAATTACAGACCGATCCGTGCTCCGGCTGTAAACCTTCCTCCAAATTATTCACAACAAGCTATCATCCTTACCCCAGTTCCCAAGTCACAAAAAGTCTCAGTCATTTCACTGCCTCATGAATTTCAATCACCTTCCAAGATGATTCATTCACCAGATGATATTAGACACTTTGTTGAAACTGATTCAGCGAATAATTTCGTCGGTTTCATCGTTTCCTTGAGCGAATCAATCCGCGGGAAGAAACTGTCAGAGCCATGTCATGAATCTGAAATCCTAGGTTGTATCTGTTCTATAATGGATACTCTTATGTGTTGGGTTGATGAGATTCCTCCTGTTCAACAATCTGCTAGATATGGGAACTATGCATTTAGGGATTGGTCTGCTAGATTGCTTGCGAGTTCCGAGGATTTGATGTTGAAATTTTTACCTGAAGAACTTAGATCTTCAATTGTGGAGCTTGTTCCTTACTTCACTGATTCATTTGGGAATTCAAGTAGAATTGATTATGGTACTGGTCATGAGACCAATTTTGCTGCTTGGTTGTACTGTTTAGCTAGAATGGGACTAGTCAAGGAAGAGGATTATCAAGGTGTTGTTTCCAGGGTTTTTGTCAAGTATCTTAATCTGATGAGAAAATTGCAAACTGTTTACTCTCTTGAACCAGCTGGTTCTCATGGAGTTTGGGGTCTTGATGATTATCATTTTCTACCATTTATATTTGGTTCATCGCAATTGATTGATCATAAGtatataaaaccgaaatcaatccATAATCAAGATATAGTGGATAATTTTGCCGAGGAGTATCTTTATATTTCGTGTATTGCGTTTGTGAACAAAGTGAAGAAGGGACCGTTTTATGAGCATTCACCTTTGTTGAATGATATTAGTGGTGTGCCTAATTGGAATAAGGTGAATGGTGGACTGCTTAAAATGTATAAGGCTGAGGTACTGGAGAAAGTCCCAATTATGCAGCATTTTCTATTTGGTTCGCTCCTCAAATG GTGA